One Mercurialis annua linkage group LG3, ddMerAnnu1.2, whole genome shotgun sequence DNA window includes the following coding sequences:
- the LOC126672114 gene encoding uncharacterized protein LOC126672114 translates to MYMATKVNSSSFSCVPTSCSSPFKSRRSSSQLLSERPYFELHFNAQKLRNAKVNSCHFIGGLLKVNRHPTRQYVLHATSHDQIEDSEIVSDELESEDHNFAAETVSPSSSSFNHYHGKPGLVSFYSPPYKKEEEVSKPKVQKNQSSLLWFIGPAVLVASFIFPSLYLRRILSAVFEDSLLTDFLILFFTEALFYCGVAVFLSLIDRLRKPIEAESAANVDTTLAPQLGQRISSVAALVLSLMIPLVTMGLVWPWTGPAASATLAPYLVGIVVQFAFEQYARYRKSPSWPVIPIIFQVYRLHQLNRAAQLVTALSFTVKGAEMTSHNLEISSSLGTLLNVLQFLGVICIWSLSSFLMKFFPSAAQTAE, encoded by the exons ATGTATATGGCTACTAAAGTCAATTCCTCTTCATTTTCATGTGTGCCTACTTCATGTTCTTCACCTTTTAAATCAAGAAGAAGCAGCTCCCAG cTGTTGTCAGAAAGGCCATATTTTGAACTGCACTTTAATGCTCAGAAGCTAAGAAATGCTAAAG TGAATTCGTGCCACTTCATTGGCGGCCTGCTAAAAGTAAACAGACATCCCACAAGACAATATGTGCTCCATGCAACCTCTCATGATCAGATAGAAGACTCTGAAATAGTTTCTGATGAATTGGAGTCAGAAGATCATAATTTTGCGGCTGAAACTGTGTCTCCTTCAAGCAGTTCCTTTAATCATTATCATGGAAAACcaggtttagtttcattttacaGTCCTCCTTATAAGAAAGAGGAGGAAGTGAGCAAACCCAAAGTGCAAAAGAATCAAAGCAGCCTATTATGGTTTATAGGTCCTGCTGTCCTTGTAGCCTCTTTCATCTTCCCCTCACTTTATTTGAGGAGAATACTCTCTGCAGTTTTCGAGGACTCTTTGCTGACAG ACTTTCTCATATTGTTCTTCACGGAAGCTCTTTTCTACTGCGGTGTTGCGGTTTTCCTTTCGCTAATAGACCGCTTAAGAAAGCCCATAGAAGCAGAGTCTGCTGCAAATGTGGACACAACTTTGGCTCCTCAATTAGGACAGCGAATTTCTTCTGTGGCTGCCTTGGTACTGAGTCTCATGATCCCTTTGGTAACAATGGGCTTGGTGTGGCCGTGGACTGGCCCTGCAGCTTCTGCAACGCTTGCTCCATACCTAGTTGGTATTGTCGTACAGTTTGCATTTGAGCAGTATGCAAGATATCGAAAGTCACCTTCATGGCCTGTCATTCCGATAATCTTCCAA GTATATAGATTGCACCAACTGAATAGAGCAGCACAACTGGTGACAGCTTTGTCATTCACAGTGAAAGGAGCTGAAATGACCTCACACAACTTAGAGATAAGCAGTTCGTTGGGTACGCTTTTAAACGTCCTTCAATTCCTTGGTGTAATCTGCATTTGGTCGCTCTCCAGCTTTCTCATGAAGTTTTTCCCGTCAGCTGCCCAAACTGCAGAATGA
- the LOC126672115 gene encoding uncharacterized protein LOC126672115 isoform X2 — protein sequence MNLAAEGSYATFSGRVSSWTRGSKLKQHASTLHMFGRTDGRFQVKRNLRLSVGACFHGPRAKFLRISAFKGSAQNDESRNRANGSNFTKNSVKISYVPKESGETTVESPKVHSVPVSYTSEANEGISGSPAIHKLFKKWLNLLRTQSSNEVADELLDEATPPNEVLHQTQITPNTAEAKESDNILKAIWSNFLGLDATIKTPLLIFIPLYLAVNAKYGAEVSKELTPLWILGPLITAFYVKMLRLLWALYVFTFTQTVKQIKNLPMYFSVTSSYIAQGRLKEDVKARVFQPMIDIKNLDYKELSKKKMKEFEVWFLDKYLDFVESIWPHYCRTIRFLKRANLI from the exons ATGAATTTAGCTGCGGAG GGTTCTTATGCAACATTTTCAGGAAGGGTTTCCTCATGGACTAGAGGGTCTAAACTGAAGCAACATGCGTCAACGCTTCATATGTTTGGAAGAACAGATGGGCGTTTCCAAGTGAAGCGTAATCTTCGTTTAAG TGTAGGGGCATGCTTTCATGGACCCAGAGCTAAATTTTTAAGAATTTCAGCATTTAAAGGGAGTGCTCAAAATGATGAATCACGAAACAGAGCAAATGGATCAAACTTTACTAAGAATTCTGTTAAAATTTCTTATGTACCAAAAGAAAGTGGGGAGACCACAGTGGAGTCACCAAAGGTACACAGTGTTCCAGTTTCCTATACCTCTGAAGCAAATGAAGGAATCTCAGGATCGCCTGCTATCCACAAACTATTCAAGAAGTGGTTGAACTTGTTGCGCACACAATCTTCAAATGAAGTAGCAGACGAACTTTTGGATGAAGCAACACCTCCAAACGAGGTACTACACCAAACACAGATTACACCAAACACTGCTGAGGCCAAGGAAAGTGACAATATTCTGAAGGCAATTTGGAGCAACTTTCTAGGACTGGATGCAACAATAAAGACACCCTTGTTAATTTT CATCCCGTTATACCTTGCAGTCAATGCGAAGTATGGTGCTGAAGTGTCAAAGGAGTTGACACCTTTGTGGATTTTGGGACCACTGATCACTGCATTCTATGTCAAGATGCTCCGTCTGTTGTGGGCTCTCTACGTCTTCACCTTTACGCAGACAGTTAAACAAATCAAGAACTTGCCGATGTACTTTTCAGTAACCTCTAGCTATATCGCACAAGGGAGGCTCAAAGAAGATGTAAAAGCTCGCGTATTCCAACCTATGATCGACATTAAGAACTTAGACTACAAAGAGTTATCAAAGAAAAAGATGAAGGAATTCGAAGTATGGTTCTTGGATAAATACCTTGATTTTGTGGAGTCCATATGGCCCCATTATTGCAGGACGATCAGGTTTTTAAAGAGGGCTAATCTGATTTAA
- the LOC126672115 gene encoding uncharacterized protein LOC126672115 isoform X1: MALVTHPMQGSYATFSGRVSSWTRGSKLKQHASTLHMFGRTDGRFQVKRNLRLSVGACFHGPRAKFLRISAFKGSAQNDESRNRANGSNFTKNSVKISYVPKESGETTVESPKVHSVPVSYTSEANEGISGSPAIHKLFKKWLNLLRTQSSNEVADELLDEATPPNEVLHQTQITPNTAEAKESDNILKAIWSNFLGLDATIKTPLLIFIPLYLAVNAKYGAEVSKELTPLWILGPLITAFYVKMLRLLWALYVFTFTQTVKQIKNLPMYFSVTSSYIAQGRLKEDVKARVFQPMIDIKNLDYKELSKKKMKEFEVWFLDKYLDFVESIWPHYCRTIRFLKRANLI; encoded by the exons ATGGCGTTGGTAACACATCCAATGCAG GGTTCTTATGCAACATTTTCAGGAAGGGTTTCCTCATGGACTAGAGGGTCTAAACTGAAGCAACATGCGTCAACGCTTCATATGTTTGGAAGAACAGATGGGCGTTTCCAAGTGAAGCGTAATCTTCGTTTAAG TGTAGGGGCATGCTTTCATGGACCCAGAGCTAAATTTTTAAGAATTTCAGCATTTAAAGGGAGTGCTCAAAATGATGAATCACGAAACAGAGCAAATGGATCAAACTTTACTAAGAATTCTGTTAAAATTTCTTATGTACCAAAAGAAAGTGGGGAGACCACAGTGGAGTCACCAAAGGTACACAGTGTTCCAGTTTCCTATACCTCTGAAGCAAATGAAGGAATCTCAGGATCGCCTGCTATCCACAAACTATTCAAGAAGTGGTTGAACTTGTTGCGCACACAATCTTCAAATGAAGTAGCAGACGAACTTTTGGATGAAGCAACACCTCCAAACGAGGTACTACACCAAACACAGATTACACCAAACACTGCTGAGGCCAAGGAAAGTGACAATATTCTGAAGGCAATTTGGAGCAACTTTCTAGGACTGGATGCAACAATAAAGACACCCTTGTTAATTTT CATCCCGTTATACCTTGCAGTCAATGCGAAGTATGGTGCTGAAGTGTCAAAGGAGTTGACACCTTTGTGGATTTTGGGACCACTGATCACTGCATTCTATGTCAAGATGCTCCGTCTGTTGTGGGCTCTCTACGTCTTCACCTTTACGCAGACAGTTAAACAAATCAAGAACTTGCCGATGTACTTTTCAGTAACCTCTAGCTATATCGCACAAGGGAGGCTCAAAGAAGATGTAAAAGCTCGCGTATTCCAACCTATGATCGACATTAAGAACTTAGACTACAAAGAGTTATCAAAGAAAAAGATGAAGGAATTCGAAGTATGGTTCTTGGATAAATACCTTGATTTTGTGGAGTCCATATGGCCCCATTATTGCAGGACGATCAGGTTTTTAAAGAGGGCTAATCTGATTTAA
- the LOC126675455 gene encoding RING-H2 finger protein ATL43 — protein MKNKNALFIFFFFSFSLFQPLFADVDSRITPPPDASHSQMIIPNTTSSSSSYSDSTAPFPPPPPNNNSSTPFKPSIAVIFGVLTTMFSITLLLLLYAKHCKRSNFYHNGDAARPGGGAATAPEGRKNSGIDRAVIESLPIFRFSSLRGQKHGLECAVCLTKFDPQEVLRLLPKCKHAFHVECVDTWLDAHSTCPLCRYRVDPEDILLIDQENIIARNILSPPQQNEQPRQDLKETVKSNRARRISGRHSSAGEKATNGFDLKQIVVQRPCVVSERVPQTTVSSTSTSSFARRSLDSYNNGLKKKNSNSISSISRSSHESASVAVGCFDRFQSNNQRKDGLLLLTTTNGDDHHADDDRSGSKRASATGNAGAGVDKTRFEHRIIVSGNGSGSCGGFHSHQRWSDVQPSDLLYLRSEMIISDSRRLSGTALGSRRGREQQQQVDNNNRSCSEEGGDGRSVINSRSVSEITGLNRFSESDSVNSRQHRERQAGVVSRWLAWISSQSHPAVRSLRTTTTSTNTPLNAAV, from the coding sequence ATGAAAAACAAAAACGCTCTctttatatttttcttcttctcattCTCTCTATTTCAGCCGCTATTTGCCGACGTTGATTCAAGAATAACTCCTCCGCCAGATGCTTCTCATTCTCAAATGATTATCCCCAACaccacctcctcctcctcctcttaTTCCGATTCCACAGCTCCATTTCCGCCTCCGCCGCCGAATAATAACTCATCAACCCCCTTCAAACCCAGCATTGCTGTAATATTCGGCGTTTTAACCACCATGTTTTCCATCACCTTACTTCTCCTCCTCTATGCTAAACATTGTAAGCGGTCTAATTTTTACCATAATGGCGACGCTGCTAGACCTGGCGGCGGAGCCGCCACCGCCCCAGAAGGAAGGAAGAACTCCGGTATTGATAGAGCAGTGATTGAGTCGTTGCCCATCTTCAGATTTAGCTCACTTCGTGGACAAAAACACGGGCTCGAATGCGCTGTCTGTTTAACCAAATTTGATCCGCAAGAAGTTCTCAGATTATTACCGAAATGTAAACATGCATTTCATGTCGAGTGTGTCGATACTTGGCTTGACGCGCACTCAACATGTCCGCTCTGTCGCTACCGAGTCGACCCGGAAGACATTCTCCTGATCGATCAGGAGAATATTATCGCCCGGAATATCTTATCGCCACCACAGCAGAATGAACAACCGCGACAGGATCTTAAAGAAACGGTTAAAAGTAACAGAGCACGGAGAATCTCCGGCAGACATTCTTCTGCCGGAGAGAAGGCAACCAATGGGTTTGATCTGAAGCAGATTGTAGTTCAACGACCGTGTGTTGTGTCCGAACGTGTTCCTCAAACGACAGTGTCATCGACCTCAACGTCGTCGTTTGCTAGAAGGTCGTTAGATAGTTATAATAACGGTTTGAAAAAGAAGAATAGTAACAGTATTAGTAGTATCAGTAGGAGTAGTCATGAGTCGGCATCGGTGGCCGTTGGATGCTTCGATAGATTTCAGTCAAATAATCAACGAAAAGACGGTCTTCTCCTCTTGACCACAACCAACGGCGACGATCATCATGCTGATGATGATCGCAGCGGatctaagagagcatcagcgaCAGGGAATGCGGGCGCAGGTGTGGACAAGACAAGATTTGAGCACAGAATAATTGTCTCaggaaatgggagtggtagtTGTGGTGGGTTCCATAGTCATCAAAGATGGAGCGACGTACAGCCGTCAGATCTTCTGTATCTACGGTCAGAAATGATAATTAGTGACAGCCGTAGATTATCAGGGACAGCATTGGGATCTAGACGGGGGAGAGAGCAGCAGCAGCAAGTTGACAATAATAATAGGAGTTGCAGTGAAGAAGGTGGTGATGGCAGAAGTGTAATAAATTCGAGAAGCGTGTCGGAAATCACGGGGTTGAACAGGTTTTCAGAGAGTGATAGCGTGAACAGCCGTCAGCATCGAGAACGACAGGCGGGTGTTGTATCAAGATGGTTGGCTTGGATTTCTTCTCAGTCACACCCTGCTGTACGGTCCCTCCGTACTACTACTACTAGTACAAATACTCCTCTCAACGCTGCCgtttag
- the LOC126671324 gene encoding DNA-directed RNA polymerase I subunit RPA12-like: MAVSRRGDAAGFMFCQLCGTTLSFTLTDYAQCPRCKFKKNAAELSGREICYKVTAEDMRRDLGISSFEGKIEVKDMEINKKCEKCSNTNLKFSTRQMRSADEGQTTFYHCPKCLHTFSEN, from the exons atgGCGGTTTCTCGTCGAGGTGATGCTGCTGGATTTATGTTCTGTCAATTATGTGGAACCACACTATCTTTTACTTTAACTGATTATGCTCAATGTCCTCGCTGTAAATTCAAGAAAAACGCGGCAG AGTTATCTGGAAGAGAAATATGTTATAAAGTTACTGCTGAG GATATGAGAAGGGATCTAGGCATATCAAGTTTTGAGGGAAAGATAGAGGTGAAGGACATGGAG ataaataaaaaatgtgagAAGTGCAGCAACACAAATCTTAAATTTTCTACCAGACAA ATGAGGTCGGCAGATGAGGGGCAGACTACGTTCTATCACTGTCCTAAATGCTTACATACGTTTAGCGAGAACTGA
- the LOC130015323 gene encoding protein MODIFIER OF SNC1 1 — translation MTSSMLTGDKRWAPARRGGMTVLGKVSVPKPINLPSQRLENHGLDPNVEIVPKGTHSWGSRSSASSPNAWGSPNTDGGNGSPTHLSGRPSSGGTGTRPSTAGSDRGHDPISNAWGPNSRPSSSSGALPSNQTSHTASRPRSAETRPGSSQLSRFAESLSDTSGAWGGSGTTERMGMSSSKNDGFSLTSGDFPTLGSEKDNSGKNVDSQDYGSPGRPGSSAGVASGRGGNRDSEGDVSVNVNAKIGAAGSWRQENSLYGEDGARSNVEKWHADPRTYPNPNIPPQHHDGWHGPLVNNHPGGVWYRGPPGGPPGGPPFGPLAAPGGFPMEPFTYYRPQMPPPALANQQPVPPPGAGPRGSHPKNGDMYRPYMHDAYIRPGMPLRPGFYPTVPYDGYYGPPVGYCNSNERDAPYMGMAMGPTAYNRYPSPDPGNSHGRTSGFGPSGKPIASEQVEGAHSQDTRGPHKVLLKHHDNWEGKDEEPNWDTNAPYPLKGEHPRNLSRENGWRADNKKDIEIDTRRMVAGEGASPEAVDNQAAPMKVKPPENVQIVSVYGDSSGKKFEHADSISIEVLAAPKDSSLIQKIEGLNAKARASDGRQYPGSFSSTDDPKNKFQVGNAMGSRSTNEAGIDSISHEKPCDIRVINSSVHEGHFSAGDKSLDSAVVSGTAISRRPTHGTHGRADLRGKARFNTLEGDGWRKKPQVVDPKNVALTVHGETSSVSHGQRHMSAEISQNSMLQTSGKDDVESVQPVSDPSDSQRVKVRELAKRLKEREKEEEERTREQRAKALAKLEELNRRTQMGEGTTQKLENVSTSTIQNKKDEPLNLVQPIAASKAGTASPSLGSKQNKTSQIRHEESATAAPPTAVTGKPKASTLALESSPRIVAPIIETIVDEVEKCASNIPVETPKTAHKDSVVVHEQLMSSQQDSNNPDAVHGSSTLRVHDSSASKQERTSYRQKLNTLEKNLNEKSSSSSATEASKVHSDIATDAAISSKGVSCESIPNCESNRPVNQGVMAESSAPHRRKNRSGKNKHKVEEALSATSSSILSKETTVLDAPVESLKPRSSETILDVNSAWHQTDSKDANQSSDSCSSLTNEEIPVRTNSQWKSNHPRRTMKNPQGNKPAEKIHGGDAVVWAPVRSQNKTEVLDDANQSTVVEAVVLSSKSDQQVQSHPRNKRAEMERNIPKPVPKELSQQAVVSIGNPTASDEVVERPGSKGAESSQTSGTVIRKMVPFAESKTGDVRQNRPEKVHGSWRQRSVAESTANHRSSRNVVEDIHHQKFDASSMKAQPSYEWDASDGWSMPEIPDTAVNVPSLKDESVTARGKRHPHRGHKTSVYNHNPEEKPTGGQDTEKVFVESTASEMHQMDALLASKENHAAGERSTSHWQPKSQSFSATNQRGSRPSNSMNVGSEGSRTNKKESSQGRGLLPQPDKELSRPHSHHDQSLSKKSNMEEAPSVGHQELRREKRMGGPRGRPSSPIEYTSHSNMDVQPEQSMSPGFRKGGNPNSRFGREHDARGDWSGSGKDAKQQHNVPAIREKQRQNSHYEYQPVGLQNNNKMNNFESSKEGFHNSSGRYRERGHARRGGSNFYGRQTGSVQVDAGYE, via the exons ATGACATCAAGTATGTTAACTGGAGACAAAAG ATGGGCTCCTGCCAGAAGAGGTGGTATGACAGTGTTGGGGAAAGTTTCTGTTCCAAAACCTATAAACTTACCCAGCCAAag GTTAGAAAATCACGGTCTGGATCCAAATGTTGAAATTGTTCCCAA GGGTACTCATAGTTGGGGCAGTAGATCGTCTGCTTCTTCACCAAATGCATGGGGTTCTCCTAATACTGATGGGGGCAATGGTTCGCCAACCCATCTTAGTGGCCGCCCTTCATCTGGTGGAACTGGAACTCGACCGTCGACTGCTGGTAGTGATAGAGGCCATGACCCTATTTCTAATGCCTGGGGTCCAAATTCTAGACCGTCATCATCTTCAGGAGCATTACCATCAAATCAGACCTCACACACAGCATCCCGTCCTCGGAGTGCAGAAACAAGACCTGGAAGCTCACAATTATCCCGCTTTGCTGAATCTCTATCTGATACCTCAGGGGCATGGGGAGGAAGTGGAACAACAGAACGGATG GGAATGTCTTCCTCTAAGAATGACGGTTTTTCTCTGACTTCTGGAGATTTTCCAACACTTGGTTCTGAAAAGGACAATTCTGGAAAGAACGTAGACTCTCAAG ATTATGGTTCTCCTGGTCGTCCAGGTTCATCTGCTGGAGTGGCTTCAGGGAGAGGAGGGAACAGGGATTCTGAAG GTGACGTTTCCGTAAATGTGAATGCAAAGATTGGAGCTGCAGGTTCCTGGAGACAAGAGAATTCTTTGTACGGAGAAGATGGTGCCAGATCCAATGTGGAGAAGTGGCATGCTGATCCCCGTACATACCCTAATCCTAATATTCCCCCTCAGCATCATGATGGTTGGCATGGTCCGCTTGTAAATAATCATCCAGGCGGTGTTTGGTATAGGGGACCTCCAGGAGGTCCTCCTGGAGGTCCACCATTTGGGCCCCTGGCTGCGCCCGGAGGCTTTCCCATGGAGCCTTTTACGTATTATCGTCCGCAGATGCCCCCTCCTGCTCTGGCCAATCAACAGCCTGTTCCTCCACCTGGGGCTGGCCCTAGAGGCTCCCACCCAAAAAATGGAGATATGTACAGGCCTTATATGCATGATGCTTATATTCGTCCAGGAATGCCACTTAGACCTGGATTTTATCCCACAGTACCTTACGATGGATATTATGGCCCTCCTGTGGGATACTGCAATTCTAATGAAAGAGATGCTCCATATATGGGTATGGCAATGGGCCCTACAGCCTACAACAGATATCCTAGTCCTGATCCTGGTAACTCCCATGGAAGAACCAGTGGATTCGGTCCTAGCGGTAAGCCAATAGCATCTGAACAAGTGGAAGGTGCTCATTCTCAAGACACTCGAGGACCACACAAAGTTCTTCTGAAACATCATGATAATTGGGAGGGAAAAGATGAAGAGCCGAACTGGGATACTAATGCTCCTTATCCTTTGAAGGGCGAACATCCAAGAAATCTATCACGAGAAAATGGATGGAGAGCTGACAACAAGAAGGATATTGAGATAGATACAAGAAGAATGGTGGCCGGTGAAGGAGCTTCACCAGAGGCTGTAGACAATCAAGCTGCCCCTATGAAAGTGAAGCCTCCTGAAAATGTACAGATCGTGAGTGTATATGGTGACAGTTCAGGTAAAAAGTTTGAACATGCAGATTCTATTTCTATAGAAGTTTTGGCAGCTCCAAAAGATTCTAGTCTGATTCAGAAAATAGAAGGCTTAAATGCTAAAGCTCGTGCTTCAGATGGCCGCCAATATCCTGGATCTTTTTCCAGCACAGATGATCCTAAGAACAAATTTCAAGTTGGTAATGCAATGGGCAGTCGTTCAACAAATGAAGCTGGTATTGACTCTATATCTCATGAGAAGCCTTGTGACATTAGAGTTATCAACTCTTCTGTCCATGAAGGCCACTTCTCTGCTGGGGATAAGAGTCTTGATTCTGCAGTAGTCAGTGGAACAGCTATTTCCAG GCGACCAACTCATGGCACGCATGGTAGAGCTGATCTTCGTGGTAAAGCAAGATTTAATACACTAGAGGGTGATGGCTGGAGGAAAAAGCCTCAAGTCGTAGACCCCAAAAATGTAGCATTAACTGTACATGGCGAAACATCTTCTGTTTCTCATGGACAACGCCATATGTCTGCAGAGATCAGCCAGAATTCTATGTTACAGACTTCTGGAAAGGATGATGTAGAGTCTGTTCAACCTGTGTCTGACCCAAGCGACAGCCAG CGTGTCAAGGTGAGAGAGCTAGCCAAGCGACTTAAAGAGAGagagaaggaagaagaagaacggACAAGAGAGCAAAGAGCCAAGGCTCTAGCTAAATTGGAGGAATTGAACAGGCGAACACAAATGGGGGAAGGTACAACTCAGAAGTTGGAAAACGTTTCGACTAGCACTATTCAGAATAAGAAAGATGAACCTTTAAATCTTGTCCAACCAATTGCTGCAAGCAAGGCTGGAACCGCAAGTCCATCTTTAGGTTCCAAGCAAAATAAAACCTCACAGATTAGGCACGAGGAATCCGCAACTGCTGCTCCACCAACTGCGGTTACTGGAAAACCTAAGGCATCAACTTTAGCCCTGGAATCCAGCCCAAGGATTGTTGCTCCTATCATTGAGACAATTGTGGATGAAGTTGAGAAATGTGCAAGCAATATACCTGTGGAGACACCAAAGACTGCACACAAAGATTCTGTTGTGGTCCATGAGCAATTGATGTCTTCGCAGCAGGATTCTAATAATCCTGATGCTGTTCATGGCAGTAGTACTCTGCGGGTCCATGACAGTAGTGCTTCTAAGCAGGAGCGTACAAGCTATAGACAAAAGCTTAATACCTTGGAGAAGAATCTAAATGAGAAGTCATCGTCTTCCTCTGCAACTGAGGCATCAAAAGTTCATTCTGATATTGCAACTGATGCTGCTATATCTTCTAAGGGTGTTTCCTGCGAGTCCATACCAAACTGTGAGTCAAACAGGCCTGTTAACCAGGGTGTAATGGCAGAGTCTTCAGCACCTCATCGAAGGAAGAACAGAAGTGGTAAGAACAAGCACAAAGTGGAGGAGGCATTATCTGCAACATCTTCATCAATTTTGTCAAAAGAGACTACTGTGTTAGATGCTCCGGTTGAAAGTCTTAAACCAAGGTCTTCTGAAACAATTCTGGATGTTAACTCAGCTTGGCACCAAACCGACTCAAAGGATGCAAATCAGTCCTCAGACTCGTGCTCATCATTGACAAATGAAGAAATTCCCGTTAGAACTAATAGCCAGTGGAAATCTAATCATCCTCGCAGGACAATGAAAAACCCACAAGGTAATAAACCAGCTGAAAAAATTCACGGTGGGGATGCTGTTGTCTGGGCTCCTGTGCGTTCACAAAATAAAACTGAGGTTTTGGATGATGCCAATCAGAGTACTGTAGTTGAGGCTGTGGTTTTGTCATCAAAGAGTGATCAGCAGGTGCAGAGTCATCCAAGAAATAAGAGGGCGGAAATGGAGAGAAACATTCCAAAGCCTGTACCCAAGGAACTGTCTCAGCAGGCAGTTGTTTCTATAGGCAATCCGACTGCTTCAGATGAGGTTGTTGAAAGGCCGGGTTCTAAAGGTGCTGAAAGCTCCCAAACTTCTGGTACAGTAATAAGGAAGATGGTGCCGTTTGCAGAATCCAAGACTGGGGATGTCAGGCAGAATAGACCTGAAAAAGTGCATGGATCATGGCGCCAACGGAGTGTGGCCGAGTCAACTGCAAACCATAGGAGTTCTCGAAATGTAGTTGAGGACATTCACCACCAGAAGTTTGATGCATCTTCCATGAAAGCGCAGCCAAGCTATGAATGGGATGCTTCTGATGGCTGGAGCATGCCCGAAATTCCTGATACAGCTGTTAATGTTCCTTCTTTAAAAGATGAGAGTGTGACGGCGAGGGGAAAGCGGCATCCACATAGAGGTCACAAAACCTCAGTATACAATCATAATCCTGAAGAGAAGCCAACTGGTGGGCAGGACACTGAAAAGGTGTTTGTTGAATCTACAGCTTCTGAAATGCACCAAATGGACGCATTATTAGCTTCAAAAGAAAATCATGCTGCTGGCGAACGATCAACATCTCATTGGCAGCCTAAATCTCAATCATTTTCAGCCACTAATCAACGAGGAAGCCGGCCTAGTAACAGTATGAATGTTGGCTCTGAAGGCAGTAGGACTAATAAAAAGGAGTCCTCTCAGGGTAGGGGGTTGCTACCTCAACCGGACAAGGAGCTTTCTAGGCCTCACTCTCATCATGACCAGTCTCTATCCAAAAAGAGCAATATGGAAGAAGCTCCATCTGTTGGACATCAAGAGCTTAGGAGAGAGAAAAGAATGGGTGGACCCAGAGGACGTCCCAGTAGCCCCATTGAATATACATCTCATTCAAATATGGATGTTCAACCAGAACAATCCATGTCCCCAGGGTTTCGTAAAGGTGGGAATCCGAATAGTCGGTTTGGTAGAGAGCATGATGCTCGTGGGGATTGGAGTGGATCTGGAAAAGATGCTAAGCAGCAACATAATGTACCAGCAATCAGGGAAAAACAAAGGCAGAACTCTCACTATGAATACCAGCCGGTTGGGCTGCAAAACAATAACAAAATGAATAACTTTGAATCTTCAAAAGAGGGTTTTCATAATTCAAGTGGAAGGTATAGAGAAAGGGGACATGCAAGGCGTGGTGGGAGCAACTTTTATGGACGGCAAACTGGCAGTGTTCAAGTAGATGCCGGTTATGAGTAG